From Lysinibacillus sp. SGAir0095, the proteins below share one genomic window:
- a CDS encoding Holliday junction resolvase RecU, with the protein MRHSNFKNRSYANRGMYLERILEMANTKYRNAGIADIQKLPTPVKIMKVTGSKVEGVRTKGHLVDYLGIYKGVSLIFDAKETKDTRFPLQNIENHQYNLLKSWSEKGAVAFLIVYFAKYDKYFYLPFASLKWAFERAEKGGRKSIAYEEFESCGQEIKSKDGYTLHYLEAI; encoded by the coding sequence GTGAGACATTCAAACTTCAAAAACCGGTCTTATGCAAATCGAGGGATGTACTTAGAAAGAATTTTAGAGATGGCTAATACTAAATATCGAAACGCAGGGATCGCAGATATTCAAAAGTTACCTACTCCAGTAAAAATCATGAAAGTGACAGGTTCTAAGGTGGAAGGAGTACGTACTAAGGGTCACCTGGTTGATTACTTAGGGATTTATAAAGGAGTTTCATTGATCTTTGATGCAAAAGAAACAAAGGATACAAGATTTCCTCTACAAAATATAGAGAATCATCAATACAACTTGCTTAAATCTTGGTCAGAAAAGGGTGCAGTTGCTTTCCTAATTGTCTATTTCGCTAAATACGACAAATACTTCTATCTTCCTTTTGCCAGTCTTAAATGGGCTTTTGAACGTGCTGAAAAAGGTGGAAGAAAGTCTATAGCATATGAAGAATTTGAGAGCTGTGGCCAAGAGATTAAATCGAAGGACGGTTATACATTGCACTATCTGGAGGCGATTTAA